GCGACAGCAGATGGGCCGATGGGTTCCCCGGGTCTGTGACCGTGCCCACCAGCCCACCCGAAGCCACGACCACCCCGTTGACCTGCACTTCACCCACGGACAGCAGTCCGGTTACGAGCAGGGCCATGGGCGGCCCATGCTCTCGCATGGCTTCAGGCAGGCGGACCCGAAGCCCATAGGTTCCGCATCCATGGGCCGAGAGCGGAATTCCTTTGGCGGTATTGCCCCGCCACATCCCCGGAACAGTGAAAAAATCCGGCTCCTCAAGGCCGGAATCAAGCATTTCTCCCCAGGCAAATTCCCACGCCCCGTCCAATCTGACTGGGCTCTGGGCGGCGAAATCCCAATCCGTGAGATCGAGACGGCCGTCATAAGCTCTCGGAGATTCCACGGCCGGACCACAACCGACACACGCGGTCAAGAGTATAAAGACGACTATGGTACTGACGCAGGCTTGCGGCGGATCGATGTGAGGTCGGGTCATGAAGAGGAGAATCTGTTCTTATGAGCCTATGAAAATGAATGCGGACGAATCTGTTGGCAGCAAAATTTCATGACCCGTGCATTGGAGATTTTTTTTGATTTGTTAGCGAGTCGGAAATTTTGCTTACTATCTGGTCAGAGTCAAGGGCCTAATAGTTTTTATTTCTTGAGAAGTTGCTCTTTAAAAATTGCGACGTAGCTTTGTAATCTCGTAATCATGGCCGAATGGAGGGAGATTGGGAAAAATTTTCCGGAAGCGAGCAAAGTGAAGAGGCGATCGGTGTGCCGCAAAAAATTATAGGGATGAGTTGAGACCCGGGGCGGCCTGTTCTGGGGCGCAAGGTATTACGCCTGATCCTTCCTGCCTCTATCCGCAGCCGCCGCCTCCGCCTGAACAAGCTCCGGCGCAGGCCCCGGTCCGTCTGACGGCAAAGGCCGATAGGTCGCTTTGAGCGTAGAGGGCCTGGAGCATGTCGGTTATGAACCCGGACACCTCATGGGCGGCCAAGCCCTGTTCCTCCAGGATGCGACGTGGCGTCTCGCCCATGGCCGCAGCCAGCACGGCCCGGCAGTCGGTCAGCGTCCGGGCCAGGGCCTGCCAACGGGCCGGCCCCCCGCCGGGGGCCGGGGCCTCCCGTTCGTCCACCCGCTCGAATCCGCCGTCCTCCATCCGCCTCCAGATTTGCAAGGTCCGGGCCTCGCCCAGATGGGCGTTGACCAGGAGGCCTTCCCTGGTGGCCACGGCTACGTGAGGCCTGTCCTCGGCTCTTCCCGACAGGGGCAGGCTGGCGCAGCGGCGCATGATCGAAGCGAACTCGGCCGAGCGGTCGGCGCTCAAAAGCCCAACGGCATCGGCCCGGCAGCGTCGACAATGGGTCATCTGACGGATGTGGCGGCCGGCCATGGTCCTTATGGAATGCATCACGGCCTTGTCTGGTTCGGCCACATGGGCCAGGGGCGTTCCAGGCGTGGGGCAGATGGGGATGCAGTTCATGATCGTCGCCCCCAAGACCTCAGCCGTCCGGGCCACTTCCCAGACGTGATGCTCGTTGACTCCGGGGA
The sequence above is a segment of the Deltaproteobacteria bacterium genome. Coding sequences within it:
- a CDS encoding PAS sensor protein, whose amino-acid sequence is MLDSGLEEPDFFTVPGMWRGNTAKGIPLSAHGCGTYGLRVRLPEAMREHGPPMALLVTGLLSVGEVQVNGVVVASGGLVGTVTDPGNPSAHLLSPRFSSQDADLKIVLRVSNHLNVQGGINSSIFLGTEE
- a CDS encoding radical SAM protein; protein product: MTSPQHPCFEKSSAGRCGRVHLPVAPKCNIQCNYCDRKFDCVNESRPGVSSAVLHPAQALEYLHEVMDAAPETTVVGIAGPGDPMANAAETLETMRLVRKHYPGLILCLSSNGLGMAPHLDRLKELGLTHATVTMNAVDPEIGARIYAWARDGKIIYRKRAAADVLLGRQLQAIGGLVQRGIAVKVNTIVIPGVNEHHVWEVARTAEVLGATIMNCIPICPTPGTPLAHVAEPDKAVMHSIRTMAGRHIRQMTHCRRCRADAVGLLSADRSAEFASIMRRCASLPLSGRAEDRPHVAVATREGLLVNAHLGEARTLQIWRRMEDGGFERVDEREAPAPGGGPARWQALARTLTDCRAVLAAAMGETPRRILEEQGLAAHEVSGFITDMLQALYAQSDLSAFAVRRTGACAGACSGGGGGCG